From the genome of Halomonas sp. MCCC 1A13316, one region includes:
- a CDS encoding putative bifunctional diguanylate cyclase/phosphodiesterase, with translation MRPSFALNRPLTWAAMVALPACIWLPNPGLRMAAVVIVVVGLVVAWRQIKRDRQHADLMQQALMLSEEGVQITDAENRILAVNPAFTRITGFTEDEVRGLNAANLAAARHDPAFFKRFWQTLHSKGRWEGEIWNRRKQGDEFPEWLRVKAVLNVRGQITHYVGTFTDISVHKAREQDLRRIGFEDPLTGLPNRRRLHDLMTSRLRHLRAGESLDMAIIDIDGFKSVNDSLGVEQGDRLLARFGQRLARYVAGGVVGRLGGDEFLVIRTTTYDDHDHWIAGLRQHLGEPFELANKTLRLGLSIGSCRAPEDGKESGVLFQRLESALYSAKRNGRNVSQRFRPALDVQNSPHMALVYGLRDALANGDQLELYYQTQHRIMDGTVVGMEALLRWRHPEHGMVSPADFIPLAERHGLMGQLGNWVIDESLSQMSRWHELGLPQLPVWINISAIQMFQGELETALSAGLARHGIEPSQLGLELTESVLLDERAGDIVPRLEALRAKGHRIAIDDFGMGYSSLSYLKNLPLDKLKLDRAFIRSLPDDAADAAIVSAVLAMARGLGLDVVAEGVETQGQLDFLQQAGCRLVQGFLYARPGPAEVIEAQWRALASDTTGMVLRAEPSA, from the coding sequence ATGCGGCCATCCTTCGCGTTGAACCGCCCTTTGACCTGGGCTGCCATGGTGGCGTTACCGGCCTGTATCTGGCTGCCCAACCCCGGCTTGCGAATGGCTGCTGTCGTCATTGTCGTGGTGGGACTGGTAGTCGCCTGGCGCCAGATAAAGCGTGACCGTCAGCACGCCGACCTGATGCAGCAGGCGCTGATGCTCTCCGAGGAGGGCGTTCAGATTACCGATGCCGAGAATCGCATCCTCGCCGTCAACCCGGCCTTCACTCGCATCACCGGTTTCACTGAAGACGAGGTGCGTGGGCTCAATGCCGCCAATCTGGCTGCGGCACGTCATGACCCGGCTTTTTTCAAGCGTTTCTGGCAGACCCTGCACAGCAAGGGACGCTGGGAGGGCGAAATCTGGAACCGGCGCAAGCAGGGTGACGAATTTCCCGAATGGCTGCGCGTCAAGGCAGTGTTGAACGTCCGCGGGCAGATCACCCATTACGTCGGCACCTTCACGGATATTTCGGTACACAAGGCGCGCGAACAGGACCTGCGGCGCATCGGCTTCGAGGACCCGCTCACCGGGTTGCCTAACCGCCGCCGCTTGCATGACTTGATGACCTCTCGCCTGCGCCACCTGCGCGCCGGCGAGAGCCTCGATATGGCGATCATCGATATCGACGGCTTCAAGTCGGTCAACGACAGCCTCGGGGTGGAACAGGGCGACCGTCTATTGGCCCGTTTCGGCCAGCGCCTGGCCCGGTATGTGGCCGGCGGCGTCGTGGGTCGGCTGGGGGGCGACGAATTCCTGGTAATACGCACCACGACGTACGACGACCACGATCACTGGATTGCCGGCCTGCGACAACACCTGGGCGAGCCTTTCGAGCTGGCAAACAAGACCTTGCGCCTTGGGCTCTCAATCGGCAGCTGCCGGGCCCCCGAGGATGGCAAGGAGTCCGGAGTGCTGTTCCAACGCCTGGAGTCGGCGCTCTACTCGGCCAAGCGGAACGGGCGTAACGTCAGTCAGCGCTTCCGTCCGGCGCTGGACGTGCAGAATTCGCCCCATATGGCGCTGGTCTACGGCCTGCGCGACGCCTTGGCCAACGGTGATCAACTCGAACTGTATTACCAGACCCAGCATCGCATCATGGATGGCACTGTAGTCGGTATGGAGGCGCTGCTGCGCTGGCGGCATCCTGAGCATGGCATGGTTTCGCCGGCCGACTTCATCCCGCTGGCCGAGCGCCATGGGCTGATGGGCCAGCTCGGCAATTGGGTGATCGACGAGTCGTTGTCGCAAATGTCGCGTTGGCATGAGCTGGGCCTGCCTCAGTTGCCCGTGTGGATCAACATCTCGGCGATTCAGATGTTCCAGGGCGAGCTCGAGACGGCACTCTCGGCGGGGCTGGCGAGACACGGCATCGAGCCGTCACAGCTGGGTTTGGAGCTGACCGAGTCGGTGCTGCTCGATGAGCGCGCCGGTGATATCGTGCCGCGGCTGGAGGCGCTGCGCGCCAAGGGCCATCGTATCGCCATCGACGACTTCGGCATGGGTTATTCGTCGTTGAGCTATCTGAAAAACCTGCCGTTGGACAAGCTCAAACTCGATCGCGCCTTCATCCGATCCCTGCCCGATGACGCTGCCGATGCCGCCATCGTCAGCGCCGTCTTGGCGATGGCGCGTGGCTTGGGGCTCGACGTGGTGGCCGAAGGCGTGGAGACCCAGGGCCAGCTCGATTTTCTACAGCAAGCCGGTTGTCGACTGGTGCAAGGCTTCCTTTATGCTCGACCGGGTCCGGCCGAGGTGATCGAAGCGCAGTGGCGGGCGCTGGCCTCGGATACGACGGGGATGGTCCTGCGAGCCGAGCCGTCGGCATGA